The DNA segment CAAGGCCATAACGTTCAGGCTGTCCATCCCCATCTTCATCCACCGTGAGTTTCTTTGAGTATTCACGTAGCTCCTCCCACGTCTCCGGTGGTCCTTCTAACCCAGCCTCTTGGAAGGCTTTCTCATTGTAGAGGAGTGCGAGTGGCGAGAAGTCTTTCGGCAAGCCATATACTGTATCCTCTTGTACGAAGGCATCTAGTAATGGCTTCTCAAAGTCGTCCAAATCGAAATCTTTCGTAATGTAAGGATTGAGTGGCTCTAACACCCCTTTCTCCATCATGGAAGGTGCTTCGAATGCGTCCATGTAGAAAACGTCTGCTGCCTGTTTGCCAATCAATCTTGTCTTCAACACGTCCATGTATTGATCACTAATTGTTTGGAACTCGACAACAATATCTGGGTGCTGTCGTTCAAATTCCTCGAGTATTCCTTCTAATAGCTCTTGTTCTTCAGGTGAAGAGCCCCATCCGCTCATTTCAATGATTGTCTCACCGTTTGGTCCTGTCCCGGTCTTATTGGAACAGGCCACTAGAGTTATTAAGAGAAGCGCGGTTACTCCTATAAGCCACGTCCGTTGAGCGATACGTTTCATTATTGCCTTCCTCCTTTACGTTGGCATAACGGATCCGTTTACATGAACAGGAAGTCCAGTCGTATTCTTATGAATCTGAACCTGATACCCTTCCTCACGTCGGTGCACGGATAAATCGAGCTCACCATCCCGAACCTTCAGATGCGAGACATGTAGCTCATTCATTCCTTGCAGTAGAAATGGGTGAAGTGTTATGAATTCATCTATTACAGACGGGTACAGGCCGAGCATCGTCTGCGTGAAGGAAAGCGGCGTCCCTGCAGCCCAGGCTTGTGGGGAGCACGCAATTGGATAATGAACAGGGTGACCCATATCTCGGTCATAGCCACAGAACAATTCAGGCAGTCGATCGTATTCAAAGTGCTGACTTGCTTCTACTAATCCACTCATCACCTTTGCAGCAGCATCCTGGTACCCTTGTCTGCCCATGCCAAGTAAGATGATACTGTTGTCGTGAGGCCACACAGACCCATCATGATAGCTCATCGGGTTGTAGCCTGCTTCTCCTTCTGCCATCGTACGTATTCCATAACCTGAGAACATCTTCTCTCCCGTAAGCATGGCCACAAGCTCGTCCATCCGATTCTGGCTAACAAGATCTGCCCACAGTGTGTGCCCAGGGTTTGAGGTAATTGTTCCAACTTGTTGCTTGTCTCCATCTAAGGCAATGGCATAATAATTTACGTCGTTCATGTAGAAGGCTTGTTCGTAACGCTCCTTTAGAAAGGCTGCTTCCTCCTGAAGAACCGCACCCTTTTCCTTACGCCCAAGCGCTTCATACACGCTAGCAAGTCCTCTCTTTGCTTGGTAGACATAGCCCTGAACTTCTGAAAGGGCAATAGGGGTTTCTGCAAAGTCCCCGTTTCGATGGACGATGGAATCTCCAGAATCCTTCCAACCTTGATTGGCAATCCCTTTGGATGATTCTTGATGATACTCAACGAATCCATCCCCATCACGGTCCCCGTACTCATCCATCCACTTTATGGCTGCTTCAACGTTCGGAAGCAATTCACGAGCAAGGTCTAAGTCGCCCGTCCAGCCTATATACTCGGTAAACAATATGACGAACAGTGGTGTTGCATCAATCGTACCGTAGTATGGAGTGAACGGAATCTGACCTGTTGAAGCAAGCTCACCGTACCGAATTTCATGCATAATCTTACCTGGTTGTTCGTCGCGCCAATGGTCGACTCGCTCTCCCTGCATACTCGCCATCGTACGAAGAGTTCCTTTCGCTAGGCCTCTTTCATACGGGAGCATTTGAAGAGCAGCAATGAGGCTATCGCGACCAAAAGGAACTGCGAACCAAGGCAGTCCAGCCACAGGTAGGTTACCGTAACCTACGTCTGTTAACAGAACGTGCATATCCTTCAAACCTCGGTCGATTAACCGTTGCAGTGGAGCATAGTCAGTCTTTACTTCTGTATGACTATCTTTCCAACTGTCTGCTTCCTTTCTTAATTGTTCTAGTGCAATTTC comes from the Pontibacillus halophilus JSM 076056 = DSM 19796 genome and includes:
- a CDS encoding amylo-alpha-1,6-glucosidase, with the translated sequence MDYRVLKHNDVFMLTDQSGNIPKDHSYGLGLYKYDTRFLSELMMKINNVPLVLLSSNARHNYESTMLLTNPHMETDGVVELWRESIEVERKRYVYEGVYYEQIKLKSYAPKRVAFDFQMQLDVDFADMFVVRGFLGGELGAEEEPETSKQQLIRTYIGKDGVKRQAVMEWNLEAQSVEEGEISFSMELGHAEEIVLSLQVKPLVGDESVRSMDPEIALEQLRKEADSWKDSHTEVKTDYAPLQRLIDRGLKDMHVLLTDVGYGNLPVAGLPWFAVPFGRDSLIAALQMLPYERGLAKGTLRTMASMQGERVDHWRDEQPGKIMHEIRYGELASTGQIPFTPYYGTIDATPLFVILFTEYIGWTGDLDLARELLPNVEAAIKWMDEYGDRDGDGFVEYHQESSKGIANQGWKDSGDSIVHRNGDFAETPIALSEVQGYVYQAKRGLASVYEALGRKEKGAVLQEEAAFLKERYEQAFYMNDVNYYAIALDGDKQQVGTITSNPGHTLWADLVSQNRMDELVAMLTGEKMFSGYGIRTMAEGEAGYNPMSYHDGSVWPHDNSIILLGMGRQGYQDAAAKVMSGLVEASQHFEYDRLPELFCGYDRDMGHPVHYPIACSPQAWAAGTPLSFTQTMLGLYPSVIDEFITLHPFLLQGMNELHVSHLKVRDGELDLSVHRREEGYQVQIHKNTTGLPVHVNGSVMPT